The Argentina anserina chromosome 5, drPotAnse1.1, whole genome shotgun sequence genome includes the window GTGGCTTATCTTTTTAGATTCCTCATTGGCTTGGTTGATGGTCCCTGTATGGTAAATTGCAACATAACTCTTTGTttttaatcaaaattttcaatacAATTTTTGTTTCTGGCTTGAGGTTGCCTAcaatttttcttcatatttAGTTTGTGGATGGCAATGAACTAGTTTGTTGTCATAAACACAACATTTACGTATATTACACACACCTATACTAATTGCCTCTAGTATTCTTTCAGTATATTTTAAGTATTCTTTGGTTGCAGGTAAGCTGTGTTGACTGTTGAGCAAAGGATTTAATGGATTTTCTGTTCAAAGGAGTGAATGGAGAGGCTACGGGTTGCCCCTTTGATGAGAATGACATTCTaagatttccatttttgaggAACCTAAACAAACCCACATGCTTTTCTTTTACTTCTGTAAATGTTCCCATTCCTGTATGTTGTCTCTCTATGTCCTTTCTGACTCCATATACTTGAGGAAAGCAACTGCAAAATGTGAAACTAGAAAAGGTGTTCCATAGTTGATGTTGATTTTATCTTCTCAGGTCCATGGAGCCAAAGGTCCAATATTTGAAGATGGTCCTAATTTTGATATCGCCTTTAATCTCTTTCATGGGAAGGATGGTGTTGTCCCACTGTCAGACAGGTATTCTGAGAACAACATTCTGGAAGTGAAACCGGAACCCCAGTTCAATCCCTTAGCTGCCAAAGCTGCCACCATAAGTCTGTCAGCATTTGGACCCGGAGGGCCTTTTAGTTTTGGTTCCTTCTCTGACAAAGGAAAAAGCATAGCTCAAACGCGTCCATAAGAATGAACACCCTGTGCAGGCAGTTTCCTCTTTTCCAGCTTACTGACTTTATTAACTCTAATGAGAACAGAAAAGAATTTGGAAAGGAAAAGACTATTATTGAG containing:
- the LOC126793243 gene encoding uncharacterized protein LOC126793243 translates to MDFLFKGVNGEATGCPFDENDILRFPFLRNLNKPTCFSFTSVNVPIPVHGAKGPIFEDGPNFDIAFNLFHGKDGVVPLSDRYSENNILEVKPEPQFNPLAAKAATISLSAFGPGGPFSFGSFSDKGKSIAQTRP